A single Anopheles arabiensis isolate DONGOLA chromosome 2, AaraD3, whole genome shotgun sequence DNA region contains:
- the LOC120897421 gene encoding odorant receptor 83a, with translation MLRPTSEDDQTLLINFRLLERVLRLMAVWPMDFNPYLPQYLRGRFFLSELFDFGYQLFWYFICVHIAAFHIMSVLTVDLSYDELFLTLITTSIYSILVPLSLYLRLYESNIRQLYEFSQRHFRKRSAAGVHYISISSSYRFTNKYQFWWIASCLLGTMHWAVYPILSQERTLPFPCWYPVDVHQSPMYELAYIFQVLGQLQVSLVFGLASALFMVFVFVVCTQFDMLCCSLANVRQSAMILNGGYGPELREYQDNYELDTRDYVLQEVFREDLDTVQGTKTASRLDQLSPAQSYLMELAPELTCVMEDCIQHHLILLRFCQLLENCYHPYVLLKLLQILLLLCFLSFMATVESLSTMKLINVLEYFMLSITELYLYCFLGQTLKNQGLKVGDALWKSPWHLCGASYRRRLLIILMNAQRPVRLTGLKLYELNLETYYTVLKAAFSYYTIIKKFR, from the exons ATGTTGCGACCGACCAGCGAGGACGACCAGACGCTGCTGATAAACTTCCGCCTGCTCGAGCGCGTGCTGCGGCTCATGGCGGTGTGGCCGATGGATTTCAATCCCTACCTGCCGCAGTACCTGCGCGGTCGGTTCTTCCTTTCCGAGCTGTTCGATTTCGGCTACCAGCTGTTCTGGTACTTTATCTGCGTGCACATCGCGGCCTTTCACATCATGTCGGTGCTGACGGTCGACCTTAGCTACGACGAGCTGTTCCTCACGCTGATCACTACCAGCATCTACTCGATCCTGGTGCCGCTGAGTCTGTATCTGCGCCTGTACGAAAGCAACATCCGGCAGCTGTACGAGTTTAGCCAGCGCCATTTCCGTAAACGTTCGGCCGCCGGTGTGCACTACATATCGATCAGCTCCAGCTACCGGTTCACCAACAAGTACCAGTTCTGGTGGATCGCCTCCTGCCTGCTCGGCACGATGCACTGGGCGGTCTATCCGATACTGTCGCAGGAGCGTACGCTACCGTTTCCCTGCTGGTACCCGGTGGACGTGCATCAGTCACCGATGTACGAGCTGGCGTACATCTTCCAGGTGCTGGGGCAACTGCAGGTCAGTCTGGTGTTTGGGTTGGCCAGTGCCCTGTTtatggtgtttgtgtttgtggtgtgcaCGCAGTTCGATATGCTGTGTTGCAGCCTCGCGAATGTGCGCCAGTCGGCCATGATACTGAACGGTGGATATGGGCCGGAGCTGCGCGAGTATCAAGACAACTACGAGCTCGATACGCGCGACTACGTCCTGCAGGAAGTGTTCCGCGAAGATCTGGACACGGTGCAAGGCACCAAAACGGCATCCAGGCTCGATCAGCTGAGTCCCGCTCAAAGTTATCTGATGGAACTTGCCCCTGAACTGACCTGCGTGATGGAGGACTGCATTCAGCATCATCTGATATTGCTGCGCTTCTgtcagctgctcgaaaactgctaccATCCCTACGTCCTGCTGAAGCTGCTTCAAATTCTACTGCTTCTTTGCTTTCTCTCCTTCATGGCAACGGTG GAAAGTTTGTCGACGATGAAGTTAATTAACGTGCTCGAGTACTTCATGCTCTCGATAACGGAACTGTATCTGTACTGCTTTCTTGGCCAGACCCTCAAGAACCAG GGCTTGAAGGTGGGTGACGCACTGTGGAAGTCTCCGTGGCATCTGTGCGGAGCTTCCTACCGACGCCGGCTGTTGATAATCCTGATGAATGCTCAACGACCGGTACGGTTGACTGGTTTGAAGCTGTACGAGCTGAACCTGGAAACGTATTACACG gTTCTGAAGGCTGCCTTCTCGTACTACACCATCATTAAAAAGTTTCGCTAA